The following proteins are encoded in a genomic region of Salminus brasiliensis chromosome 25, fSalBra1.hap2, whole genome shotgun sequence:
- the LOC140548245 gene encoding uncharacterized protein isoform X1 has product MAKVYAMDIGCTMNASSDFMRHLKSQMKLYVVPSNEESDVTFAFVPITSRAGTDIQFALKKIPVNKPVVLVVLHHTFDQYFMAPDSRHSVNRSDVFTVDCLFHEDQGLLRCQRNDKALKETKEYIEAGILRYAPRRSAHSKSWIQENSWRLIIIILTFMAADYNFQYTVCCVMLLFLSVAILDRLVYARWIPRLLAVCLILAFLIYLHYLVTFAEQQSQVSPASVSLQELADTDSERKAEEMLNMNKNVSEDIKENIHQNIKEKQTEEGKM; this is encoded by the exons ATGGCTAAAG TCTATGCCATGGACATTGGGTGCACCATGAATGCCAGTTCGGATTTTATGCGACATCTGAAGTCACAAATGAAACTATATGTCGTGCCGTCAAATGAGGAGAGTGATGTCACCTTCGCATTTGTCCCCATTACATCTCGAGCTGGGACTGATATTCAGTTTGCTCTCAAAAAGATTCCCG TGAACAAGCCTGTGGTTCTAGTGGTGCTCCACCACACCTTCGACCAATATTTCATGGCTCCAGACAGCAGACACTCTGTTAACAGGAGTGATGTGTTCACTGTGGACTGTCTGTTTCATGAAGACCAAGGCCTGCTGAGATGTCAACGCAATGACAAGGCTCTGAAAGAAACGAAAGAGTATATCGAAGCAGGAATTTTGAGATATGCACCCAGAAGATCTGCACACAGCAAGTCTTGG ATTCAAGAAAATTCCTGGAGGTTGATCATTATCATCCTGACTTTCATGGCTGCGGATTACAATTTTCAGTATACCGTCTGCTGCGTtatgttgttgtttctttccgtGGCTATCCTGGACAGGCTTGTCTATGCCAGGTGGATTCCCAGGCTTCTTGCAGTATGCCTCATTTTAGCCTTCTTAATCTACCTCCATTACTTGGTCACCTTTGCAGAGCAGCAAAGCCAGGTTTCCCCAGCTTCCGTGTCCCTGCAGGAGCTGGCCGACACTGATTCTGAGCGAAAGGCTGAAGAGATGCTTAATATGAACAAGAACGTCAGTGAGGACATAAAGGAGAACATTCACCAGAATATAAAGGAGAAGCAAACTGAGGAAGGAAAGATGTAG
- the LOC140548245 gene encoding uncharacterized protein isoform X3: MVLAHQRTIKFFVMVIGNTMGSDKAFVNDLMLSPDLREVNSMDESDVIIAFVPIASRAGTDIEAALQKIPASRPVVLVVLHHTHDRNFFAPDSRLCITRSDVFTVDCLFHEDQGLLRCERNNEVLNNVNEYLRREVLIEDFTCEDHPFSFTQLLSRDWPLIPIPEGWTANQRTLWFLLAVVLLFLLFSFVAAFVSLFPDFTHM; the protein is encoded by the exons ATGGTTCTGG CACATCAAAGAACTATCAAATTCTTCGTTATGGTCATTGGGAATACCATGGGTTCTGATAAGGCCTTTGTAAATGATCTCATGCTTTCACCCGACCTCCGGGAGGTGAACTCTATGGATGAGAGCGACGTCATCATTGCTTTTGTCCCCATTGCGTCTCGAGCTGGAACTGACATTGAAGCTGCTCTTCAGAAGATTCCTg CGTCTCGGCCTGTGGTTCTAGTGGTGCTCCATCACACACATGATCGAAATTTCTTCGCTCCAGACAGCAGACTGTGCATTACTAGGAGTGATGTGTTCACTGTGGACTGTCTGTTTCATGAAGACCAAGGCCTGCTGAGATGCGAGCGCAACAATGAGGTACTGAACAATGTCAACGAGTATCTGAGAAGAGAAGTCCTCATTGAAGATTTCACCTGCGAAGATCAtcccttcagctttactcag CTGCTGTCGAGGGACTGGCCCTTAATCCCCATACCAGAGGGCTGGACCGCCAATCAAAGAACTCTTTGGTTTCTTCTCGCTGTGgttctgcttttcctgctttttaGCTTCGTAGCTGCATTTGTTTCCTTGTTTCCTGACTTTACACACATGTAG
- the LOC140548245 gene encoding uncharacterized protein isoform X2, whose product MVLAHQRTIKFFVMVIGNTMGSDKAFVNDLMLSPDLREVNSMDESDVIIAFVPIASRAGTDIEAALQKIPASRPVVLVVLHHTHDRNFFAPDSRLCITRSDVFTVDCLFHEDQGLLRCERNNEVLNNVNEYLRREVLIEDFTCEDHPFSFTQQLLSRDWPLIPIPEGWTANQRTLWFLLAVVLLFLLFSFVAAFVSLFPDFTHM is encoded by the exons ATGGTTCTGG CACATCAAAGAACTATCAAATTCTTCGTTATGGTCATTGGGAATACCATGGGTTCTGATAAGGCCTTTGTAAATGATCTCATGCTTTCACCCGACCTCCGGGAGGTGAACTCTATGGATGAGAGCGACGTCATCATTGCTTTTGTCCCCATTGCGTCTCGAGCTGGAACTGACATTGAAGCTGCTCTTCAGAAGATTCCTg CGTCTCGGCCTGTGGTTCTAGTGGTGCTCCATCACACACATGATCGAAATTTCTTCGCTCCAGACAGCAGACTGTGCATTACTAGGAGTGATGTGTTCACTGTGGACTGTCTGTTTCATGAAGACCAAGGCCTGCTGAGATGCGAGCGCAACAATGAGGTACTGAACAATGTCAACGAGTATCTGAGAAGAGAAGTCCTCATTGAAGATTTCACCTGCGAAGATCAtcccttcagctttactcag CAGCTGCTGTCGAGGGACTGGCCCTTAATCCCCATACCAGAGGGCTGGACCGCCAATCAAAGAACTCTTTGGTTTCTTCTCGCTGTGgttctgcttttcctgctttttaGCTTCGTAGCTGCATTTGTTTCCTTGTTTCCTGACTTTACACACATGTAG
- the LOC140548062 gene encoding uncharacterized protein yields the protein MTKGIIQFYVMVFGNTLNSHTTFVNKLTHSWNFREVNSMDESDVIVAFVAIASRAGTDIEAALHKIPASRPVVLVVLHHTTDPNVLAPDSRLCVNRGNVFTVDCLFNEDRGLLTCQQNDKALEVVKKHLIEKHASFKESQPSNYHLDGHDESPVIEEPYSPAYHSRHAERHSTTFCPTQVQQFCRGYWFVFLIIGIVIIILIVLGSLLGRG from the exons ATGACTAAAg GAATTATCCAATTCTACGTCATGGTCTTTGGGAATACCTTGAACTCCCACACTACCTTTGTGAATAAGCTCACGCATTCGTGGAACTTTCGTGAGGTGAACTCTATGGATGAGAGCGACGTCATCGTTGCTTTTGTCGCCATTGCGTCTCGAGCTGGAACTGACATTGAAGCAGCTCTTCATAAGATTCCTG caTCCCGGCCTGTGGTTCTAGTGGTGCTCCACCACACAACTGATCCAAATGTATTGGCTCCAGACAGCAGACTGTGTGTTAACAGGGGTAACGTGTTCACTGTGGACTGCCTGTTTAATGAAGACCGAGGCCTGCTGACCTGCCAGCAGAATGACAAGGCTCTGGAAGTAGTGAAGAAGCACCTAATTGAAAAGCATGCGTCCTTTAAGGAGTCTCAGCCATCCAATTATCATCTAGATGGACATGATGAGTCACCCGTGATAGAGGAGCCATACAGTCCAGCTTACCATTCACGGCATGCTGAG AGACACAGCACCACCTTCTGCCCAACTCAG GTTCAGCAGTTCTGTCGGGGGTACTGGTTCGTCTTCCTGATCATCGGCATTGTCATCATCATCCTGATTGTCCTTGGAAGCCTGCTTGGCAGGGGTTAA